From a region of the Rhodococcus sp. 4CII genome:
- a CDS encoding Zn-ribbon domain-containing OB-fold protein encodes MPAFPIHRDAATAAFLDGAAAGRFLIVRDQSTGAHHAPQFDVSIDPERYALVPAAGTGEIVSWSVVHRRSPDGPARTVVGIVQLDEGPWWWTEISGVDPSSDLIGTRVRVAFARPDGETDAEAETIPYFTVKT; translated from the coding sequence ATGCCCGCTTTCCCCATCCATCGTGACGCTGCGACTGCTGCCTTTCTCGACGGCGCCGCAGCCGGGCGCTTCCTCATCGTGCGAGATCAGTCGACCGGCGCCCATCATGCGCCCCAATTCGACGTTTCTATCGATCCCGAACGGTACGCACTCGTCCCCGCTGCGGGAACAGGCGAAATCGTGTCATGGTCGGTCGTACACCGCCGGTCACCGGATGGTCCTGCGCGCACCGTGGTCGGAATCGTCCAATTGGACGAAGGCCCGTGGTGGTGGACCGAGATCAGCGGCGTCGATCCCAGTTCCGATCTGATCGGGACTCGGGTACGGGTCGCCTTTGCCCGCCCTGACGGCGAGACCGATGCGGAGGCCGAGACGATCCCGTACTTCACCGTCAAGACCTAA